Part of the Eshraghiella crossota genome is shown below.
ATAAAGGATATTCTTGAACATAACCGTGATGTAATTGTTGTTGTGGATGAAGCATATATTGATTTTGCGGGACAGTCAGCGGTATCACTTCTTAAAGATTATGATAATCTTATAGTAGTGCAGACTTTTTCAAAATCCAAATCATTGGCAGGTATGAGAATAGGTATGGCATTTGCTAATTCTGAACTTATAAAGGCACTTAATGACGTAAAGTATTCCGTAAATTCTTACACTATGAATATGCCGTCAATACTCCTTGGAACTGCCGCGGCAGAAAGTATGGATTATTATAATATAACAACAGAGAAAATTATTGAGACAAGAAAACGTTCAGCCGGAAGACTTAAAGCATTGGGTTTTGAGTGCCTTGAATCCGGATCTAACTTTATTTTTGCAAGACATGGCAGGGTAAAAGGAACTGATATATATGATTTCCTCAGGAAAAATAAAGTGTTCGTAAGGCATTTTAATGCTCCCCGTATTGATGATTTCTTAAGAATTTCCATAGGTACCGATGCAGAAATGGACAGATTGTTTGAGTTGCTTGAAGGGTATCTTGCAAATTTATAAAAAATTAATAATATATTATATATTTTTAATGGCTTTTTGAAAGCAATACATATATGATTATTATCATATAAATATGCGAGGTGGCAGACAATGTCAGGTAGATTCAGAGACAAGATGGCTAATTTTATGGCAGGAAGATACGGAATGGATGAGTTTGGAAAGTTCATTAATATATTACTTTTTGTAATGATTATTGTATCTTTTTTTGTAAGATTTTTATTCCTTCCGACGTTACTG
Proteins encoded:
- the hisC gene encoding histidinol-phosphate transaminase, with product MREWEKNIRKVEPYVPGEQPKDKDIIKLNTNENPYPPAPHVKEVLESIRTEDFRKYPDPAADMLISAISENYGVDKNMIFTGVGSDDVLSMIFLTFFNSDRPVLFPDITYSFYSVWADVYRIKYETPLLDENFNIRAEDYYKPNGGVVIANPNAPTGIYRNLDFIKDILEHNRDVIVVVDEAYIDFAGQSAVSLLKDYDNLIVVQTFSKSKSLAGMRIGMAFANSELIKALNDVKYSVNSYTMNMPSILLGTAAAESMDYYNITTEKIIETRKRSAGRLKALGFECLESGSNFIFARHGRVKGTDIYDFLRKNKVFVRHFNAPRIDDFLRISIGTDAEMDRLFELLEGYLANL